CATCTGTAACTATTACTCCACCACCACCTGATGTAATTATTTTATTTCCATTAAAAGAAAAAGCTGAAATCTTTCCAAATGTTCCTGTATGTTTCCCTTTATAATAAGAACCTAAACTCTCTGCAGCATCTTCAACTAAAGATATTTTCCACTTTTCACAGATATTTTTGATTTCATCTATTTTACAAGGATGTCCAAAAGTGTGCATTGGAACACAAGCCTTGATAACTTTTTTGGTAGTTTTATTTATACATTTATCATCAATTATTTCACAGTTTTTTTCCAAAAACTCTTTTAAAGAAGTAGGAGACATACCCATAGTATCTATATCTACATCAATAAAAATAGGCTTTGCTTTACAATAACTAATAGCATTACAAGTAGCTATAAAAGTAAGAGGTTGAGTAATTACTTCATCATCATCTTTTACACCTGCTAATATTAAAGAAATATGTAAAGCTGCTGTTCCATTTACTGTTGCTATTGCATATTTACTCCCTACATAAGAAGCAAAATCTTTTTCAAATTTATCTACAAACTTTCCAACACTAGATACAAAGGTAGAATCAATACACTCATTTAAATATTTCTTTTCATTACCAATAAATTTTGGTTCATGTAAAGGTATAAAGTCATCTGTGTTAAATATATTTTTTATAAAATCTACTATATCTTTCATTTTACATCTTTGAATCTAAATATTTTCCAATCTCTTTATGCCCGAAATCTGGGATAAGTTTAAAAAACTCTTTAACTATATCCTCTTTTGTCCAACTTAAATTTTCTTTGAACTTATTTATATTTTTTTCAAACTCATTTAAAAGTTTTTCATCATAAATTGCTTCATTTTTAATAATTCCTAAGTTATCAAACTTACTCATATCTAAAACTTCTTTGTCTGTAAAAAACTCTTCAAAATCTTTCTCTCCTGTTGTATCACTAGGAGTAAAAAGACATGGCCATTTACCTTGAGAAGGTAGAGTTTTTGCCAAGCTTCTAGCCTCTTCTTCGTCTTTACAAAGATAAGGTTCATACCCAAGATTATTTAAATATTTGACTGCAATCTCAGAGAAAGTTATTAAATGCAAGCTTTCACTTAATTTTGGAAAGAAAATATCTCTATTTTCACCAAAAATACATGACATAAGACAAAGTTCCCCACTTTCTTGAGGAGTTACAAAATATCTTTTTATATCATTTGGTGCAACTATTGGTTGATTTTTCTCTATTCTTTGATTAAAACCATGAAGCAAACTTCCATCACTAAAAGCCACATTTGCAAATCTTGCCATCGAAACATCTATTTGTTTTGATTTTCTCATTACAAACATTTCCATTATTCGTTTACTTGCACCCATCATGTTTACTGGATTTGCAGCTTTATCTGTACTTACACAAAAATATTTTTTAGTTCCATTTTCAATTGATTGTTGAAGGGTTTTATCCGTATTAAAAATATTTGTTTCACACATTCGCATAAGAGTAAAGGGATCTTTTTCACTTCTTACATGCTTTAGTGCCGACAAATTTAATACATAATCATACTGCCCATCATTTTTTATAAAAGCATCATATTCAATACTTCCTATATCAAGTGCAAAAGTGGCAAACTCTCCATCAATATATCCAAAACTACTTCTTATATCTCGAACTAGCTCTACCATGTTATTTTCACTTATATCTACAACATGCAGTTTTTTAGGATTTCGTTTAAATATCTCTTTTGTTACGGCTTGTCCAATTGAGCCAGCACCACCAATTACAAGAAAAGATGAGTTTTTAACAATTGTTATTAGTTTATTATTATAATTACCTATATCATCAATAAATAATTCTTTTGTTCTGCCAATTAAACTTAATTTATTCATTTTAACAATATACCTAAATTATTATTTATCTTTAATTTTTAAGAGTAGATATGCAATAATTTATTATAATAATATTTATAGGTGAAGAATGGCAAATAATATTCCAGATGATATTTTAAAAATACAAAAGAAACTTGCTACC
This sequence is a window from Halarcobacter bivalviorum. Protein-coding genes within it:
- a CDS encoding LegC family aminotransferase gives rise to the protein MKDIVDFIKNIFNTDDFIPLHEPKFIGNEKKYLNECIDSTFVSSVGKFVDKFEKDFASYVGSKYAIATVNGTAALHISLILAGVKDDDEVITQPLTFIATCNAISYCKAKPIFIDVDIDTMGMSPTSLKEFLEKNCEIIDDKCINKTTKKVIKACVPMHTFGHPCKIDEIKNICEKWKISLVEDAAESLGSYYKGKHTGTFGKISAFSFNGNKIITSGGGGVIVTDDEALAKRAKHITTTAKIPHSYEYVHDEVGYNYRLPNLNAALLVAQMENLDKFLSSKKDLATIYKEYFSSINIDFVEEPNDCSSNYWLQAIKLENKKQRDEFLEFSNSNKVMTRPIWRLCSELEMFEKCQKDELKNAKYLEERVVNIPSSVRL
- a CDS encoding UDP-N-acetylglucosamine 4,6-dehydratase, which gives rise to MNKLSLIGRTKELFIDDIGNYNNKLITIVKNSSFLVIGGAGSIGQAVTKEIFKRNPKKLHVVDISENNMVELVRDIRSSFGYIDGEFATFALDIGSIEYDAFIKNDGQYDYVLNLSALKHVRSEKDPFTLMRMCETNIFNTDKTLQQSIENGTKKYFCVSTDKAANPVNMMGASKRIMEMFVMRKSKQIDVSMARFANVAFSDGSLLHGFNQRIEKNQPIVAPNDIKRYFVTPQESGELCLMSCIFGENRDIFFPKLSESLHLITFSEIAVKYLNNLGYEPYLCKDEEEARSLAKTLPSQGKWPCLFTPSDTTGEKDFEEFFTDKEVLDMSKFDNLGIIKNEAIYDEKLLNEFEKNINKFKENLSWTKEDIVKEFFKLIPDFGHKEIGKYLDSKM